TTTGAATTGTACTTGATGATGAGTGACTTCAGGTGGTTTGTAATAGTGTGACTTTTCTCTAATGCAGACGTGAGCATCGATGTTCCTGATACTCTGGACCTGAGCGGGTTACGTGCAACTGGCCAGCAGCCAGGGGAGGAGCTTCTGCCAGAGGTGGCCCCGCCCCCACTCATGACACCAGATGTGGAGGTTAAAGGTATCCTGGGTTCCCATGGCAACGAGGAGGACGACTCGCtctactccccactgctgtgtcagtctgtcatttctgctctttccctcctccctctcaCTCTCATTCGCCCACTtttgtttccttcttttcttttttttctgccttttctgTTCTCACGCGTCCTTCagttgcctttttaaaaaacatttttttggttCAAAACAAGGTTTTGGTTCTGTTTCTTGCTGAGTATCAGTTTAAGTTTACATTAATTTAAGTTAcaacatttcattttcatattgtttttttccttttgtaaatCTTGTGCTGTTGTACCAAAAACGACATCCAAGTAATTCAGCTGTTTTCAACTCTCTCTTAGCTCCAGTCCTCGACGACTCCACTGTGTCCCAGTTATGTGAAATGGGATTCCCACTAGAGGCCTGCAGGAAAGCGGTGTATTACACGGGGAACACTGGAATTGATGCTGCCATGAACTGGATCATGAGCCACATGGATGATCCAGGTGTGTAGACCAACAGTGATTTACCAAAAATCAAGCCATCTCACCATGACTATTGCTTTTCACATCTCCCTTttacttctgattggctgcagacttTTCTGCCCCCTTGGTGTTGCCTGGCTGCAGCTCTGGACCTGGAACCACACCCACAGAGAGCCTGTCTGAGGAGCACCTGGCAACCATCGTCTCTATGGGCTTCAGCCGAGACCAGGCAACCAAAGCACTTCGAGCAAcggtcagatttttttttttttttttttttgttaaagaggGCTTTGTGCCTTAAAAGAGGGGATCTCCTTAATAGCATCTCAGGCCCACAGTTTCTGCTGTCTCCTTTTTAATCAATGAGAAGAAAGTTAGATTACAGGGAGAGGGATGATGAACTGAGGGCTAGAACAAGTGCAGTAGTAAGTAAAATCTATAGTATATAAAAACACTAGACCAAAGCTGCCTGCATGCAGCATGAAAGCTGTAGCTTGACATTACATGATCCATCTGGCTTGGGGTGGGACATAGGGTACTGATTGAAGTTCACTGACACACCTTGATTGTGAGCACTTGGTTGGATTGATCTTCCTCCCTCTTCAGGGACTCCTGAAAGATTCTTGTAAATGGTGACGTAGTTCTCACAAAACCTCATATAGCTTAGCCTATCTAAAGGTGTTTGGCACACATTTGAGCTTCAGGAAATGGTTGATGACTCGGAGTGCAGCCAACCACAGCAGCTACTTCTCCCCAGAGCAAATACTAACAGCGTGTTAAGAAGTCTTTCTGTGCTGCTCCTGTCCTCTAATCTTTCATCAGCTGTCTTTGCTCTCTAACAGTTAGACTCTTGGAAGTATTTGTGATCAACAGAGACTTAGCTTTAAGCTTAAAAATTATTTGACTCTTGACTGATGTTTGTCACACAGAGTAACGTCCTGGACCGGGCAGTAGACTGGATCTTCTCTCACCTGGATGACCTGGAGTCCATGGATGTGTCTGAAGGAGGTCGCTCAGCTGCAGAGAGCGAGGGCGGCAGGGATCCTCCACCTGGACCCCGCGTCAGAGACGGACCAGGAAGTAAGTCCATAGGAGGAGACGGAAAGAGGAGAAATAATCTTTATAATCAGATTGTGTCTGCTCACGTTAGTTGTTCTattgtgttcctgtttctctttattctttatctttattcttctagttgctccgttttttggcacttaactactccctcagttttcagccgattttctccgttcaaactctaaaaaattctgctctttttgctaacgactgctatgacttttggtgctcataacttctatactttttgagatattgaatattttttgcaatatttttgcccattgaaatgaatggaacacatcAATGTGGTCACTTATTTCTGATCGCCaggctgagctgtgttttagctcagtgagatgagcagccgttctaagactgggaggcccgggttcaaatcccacttatggcaacaattttttcagatcacagttaaactttttttaactgttttcaacacaaatttgagCATCTTCAGcccctttcagcaaaattttcagttttttctgctgttttcagaaaaaaaccctcttttcagcagaaattctgctcattcacctcttttcagcacaatgttctgcttctttatgtcttttctgcagaaatactgctcattcttcaccccttttcagcagaattgtgagttttttcaccccttttcagcacaaatcccatctttttcaggtgttttcagcagaaacctcttttcagcagaaattctgctgattcacctctttttagTAGAATTTTCtgctttacctcttttcagcagaaattctggtgattcacctctttttagTAGAATTTTCtgctttccctcttttcagcagaaattctggtgattcacctcttttaagcagaatttcagccttttcacctctcatcagcacaattctcagcagcttctgctcatttcagcagaatggtcagtctgtccacctcttctttgcgagaatgagtttggctcagtgagatgagtagctgccttcagacaaggagggccaggttcaagtCCTGCTCAGaacgacatgttttttttttttcaccaccatacaactttttgcaacttttcatctttttcagcttaagcttcagacagcttcagcgttaaggcatccacacagcattttcgcaggaaatgcaaatttttctagtttagaCTATGTTAATAAAAtgctttaatgtgtttttacaaTTACAGTCAatctctttttctcttgtttgtttagaATACGAGTTGTTTGCATTCATCAGTCACATGGGGACGAGCACCATGTGTGGCCATTATGTCGCCCACATCAAGAAGGACCAGCAGTAAGTATTTTAGACACATTATGAGGTTCGAGACGGTGGTTCCCAACATTTCTCACCTGAGCAGCAGAAAGAGACTCATGAGTCTCTTTCTGCTGCGTATTCAGAACTTGTGCTCAAACCCGACCAGTTccttaaaatgtaatttcataCTTTTTCAGATTAGCTCAGCCAGTCTTTCATGTTCATATTGGCTATTACAAGACTTCTTGTTGTTTAAGGAATATTTCACAGATTCGGTTGGAAATTTAAAATCATCTGTCATAACATTAAAAATACCGCAACAAAATAACTGTGATTTACTGCATTCATGTCCCCACTCGCACAAAGAAATTCCTGACAAACTTTTTATTAAATGTGCTTCCTGGTCCCtgacttttaattaatttattttctagTGCAGGCTAAATATCTGTAAAGAATTGCATTGAAATGATAATAAAGTAGCTTCTGAGGGGTTTCAGCAGGGGGCACCATACTCCACATCTGCTCTGACAAAGCTCATTTCATGGCTGCTGATGTGCACAGTCTGACGTGTTAATCTGTCAAAGAAGTGAAGGTTTGAAGGATTTATATCCATCTGTCACCAACATAACTAaaggaaaaatgtttgtttcatgtCTTAATAATGAAAATGGATCAATTTCTACTAATGAGTCCTGCTTTAATGTGTGCTTTAATGAAAAGAGTTGTTCATTTGGAGGTGCTGTTAAACAGGCCTTTGTAAACtgtattttgtctttgtgtctcACAGATGGGTGATCTTCAACGATCAGAAGGTGTGCGCTTCAGAGAAGCCTCCCAAAGACCTGGGATACCTCTACTTCTACCGCAGGGTGGCTGAATGAAGCAAAGGAGCGTTACACTTTAGGTGAACGAGAAGATGCGTGAACGCTAACAAACACCCATGACAAAATTCATAGTTGCACTCCACCAAGCTCTTACAAAAGTCCCGGCACGCTTCACAACTGACAAAAGTGTAAATAAGTCTCTCAGATTGCGTATTACACACTCAATAAATTGGTGCAGATGTACAGATGAGATGTTGGGCTGATATTTTTCTTGAAATCCTCCGATTACAAACCACAGGTCTGTTCAGAGAGCAGGTTTGGTTTGTTTCCTGAGCCTTGATGATCGGTCAGCCATCTGTTCAAGTTTAACTCACAAATGATTTCAGAAAACCTGCTTCAGGGAACAAGTCCCAAACATTAGCGACTTTGTTGAGTCCCTTCACTGGTTTTGTTAACCCCGACTATTGATTTCCACTGCCATCAGTGGTCACTGCCGCCTCCGGTCCCCTCTTCTTTCATTGGATGATTGCAGCTTGGTGTCATCACTCCTCCTCTACCTGTTAGTGAGGACAAAAGAGTTAAACACCCACAATAAGAGAAAATGtcagtgaataaaaaaaaaaaaaaaaaaaagaagaataaaaacaaatgtgtgttACAAAAAGGAAAAGCACCAAATCAGCTTGTTTTCCTTCAGTTTGGTGAGGGTGATATCTGGGtgattcttgttttattttgtttttatttttgaacagAAATGCTTTGTTACTTCTGCTGTGGCAAATAAATAATTGTCTTTCTGTCAAATAAAGTGCGGTCTGTCCTTTTGCATTATACaacttctcttttttattttcacatccTGACTACAGACAAAAGTATGATGAACTGGAATTTTGTGGTTGAAAATGTGCAGTTTCAGCATTTTTAACTTGAGTTTAGAGTGACCTAAACTGCACCCACCACTACCAAAGAATGGGTTTCTCTTCAGATGCTCTCAAACCTCTATAGTATTTGTGTCCTTGTGCTCGTGGTTTTGGTGAAGTGAAGCACAGAGAGGATTCATTAACTGCTTAAAAGACACAGAATGTGCTCAGAATTAAGGTAAGTGCTCAACCTGCGTCATAAAATTGGACATTAATGAATTTAATTTGACTATTGTGGAAAAACATCACTTTGTGTTTGAACTCTCTGGCAGAAGCACCAGTATCAGAGCaaatacagtttaaatatttaaagaataaaatgattaaatctCATTTTCACTCCTGCTGTATAGAGATGGTTTAATATTTCAGGGTAAAAGACTTAAGTTGTAAACTTGTGTTTTTGTCAGTCATTggaattaaacacaaaaaatattcaatttGTATAGCCCTAGCATGAATTTTGGCAGATTCTTTGATGCAAATGAGGTAAAAAGATCTTGAGAAAATGGGGGACTTTTTCATTATTAGATTTTGACTCTCTCCCTTTACTTGAAACAAAACTGTGCAAccaattctttttaaaaagcttcTCCTTTCTGCTGAACATACAAAGCTGAAGCGGTTTTACAGGATATGGTTTAAATAAACTAACAGCCACAAACAAGTACACAAGATGGAAGTAGATCGAGGGTGTGGAGGTTTAGAATCTCTTTGTGACTGTGCACGAGGTGAAAATGTTCACATTCAATTTATCTAAACACAAACTTTTTAAACCCTCAGAATGAAGATGCTGGTGTGGTTTGTGTTTGGTGAGTAAAGTTACTTCCGGAAGAAAATACTGTGAGTCCTGAACAGGCTGAAAGTGACGTCTCAGCAGTGAGAAGGGCATGAAGGAAAAGTGAAACTACAGAATAAGTCCTTATTGGAAAGGAGAGGGCAGTGGTTACCTCAGTGGCCACCACCTTTTAAATCATTACTGGTTTCGAAGTTGCTTTGTTGTTTCCTTTCCAGTGTTACTCATGTCGTTTTTATTTGGACCAAAGTCGGTGAAATGGTTTCTGTTAAATATCAACACTTAATCCCAACATTTCTCAATGGTTTTTGCTACCTAACTGGACAGATTAAAATTTAACTGACTTTGTTATACTGTGATTATCAAATATTCCCTTAATTTTTTGAATAGTTTAGATGTAACTAAGCAGAGTGTTTGTTGACTCTGTCTTCTTTTCAGTGCTGGGTGCGCTCTCGGCTGCAGGTGAAGTTTTTGTTGCAAAAGTCGGGGGGAAAGTTACATTAAACTGTGGGGTCAGCAGCTACAGACGCTCTCTGCAGTGGCATCATGGAACTGACTTTCTTCATAGTGTTGATCAGAGAGGCTTCACTCGCAGAGGTACTTGAGTATCTCAGAATACTTAACAGTAAACATCAGTATATGATGATTACATTCTATtagaacatgtttttattttctatgttaGGCACTGTTGATCTTGCACGGAGGTCAGTCGTGAGACAGACGAATCTGGAAATCTCCAGTGTGAAAGAAACAGATGCGGGAGAGTTCAAATGTCTGGCAGATGGGACAGTTCATCAACATTCACTTTCTGTGTTCTCAGGTAAACAGTGGTGCTGTTGTGCGATTTACTCTTGTAGGTCAGTTTTAATGGAAAATAATATACATCAATTTAAAATCTACTTTTtacaagtgcacacacacacacacaggaacatTCCAGCAATTTTACCATGAATTTTAGGGGAAAAATCAAAGTAGCAGAGAGCAAAATCCAGGTTACAGTACTGAAAGTTCAAGTCTTGAAACCATAGAGTCCTACATTTCCCATAATCCAACATCCATCACAAACATTTAAATTCCTGTTAAACGTTTGTACTCCATACGAACATCATCAGAAACTCCCTGAACAGAGGTGGACTCAAGAGGTGGGCAGGGATGGGTATGGCAGGTGTTTAAGTTAACTTAGTTTAAAAAGCTTATTGTACAATCTGGCCTAAAGTGTTTTGCAGTGCAGAAAGAAAGGTTACCATTTTTCCACTTAGATGTAGTAAACCATCGTCTTTTTCTGATGTTatgagtttttttcatgtgtctaATGAATTTGGATCAAGTTCTTTGTTCAGCATGGCCTCCTCTTACTCTTTATGCTTCTCACTGTATCCTCACCTCCTGCTGACAGTGTCGGTCTCTGTCGTTCCCTCTGCTGATCTCCTGCTGGGCAGCGAGGCAACGCTCCAGTGTGACGTGAAAGGTCTCATTGAAGGTTGTGAAGTGAAGTGGAGGAGCCCAAATGTAGATTCACCTGAATGGTCACCAACAGCTCAACTCAAACCTGTAACAAGCTCACATGATGGGACCTGGCAGTGTATCATCACCTGTGGCAGCAATCGGCTTAGTGAGGATCTGACCATCACAGTCCAAGGTAATACACAGACACTGGAAATGAAGACTCCTGTATTTGtgatcaaaagaaaaacaaacgtTTGTTTTCCTTTCCAGAGCCGCCTCctacaacatcaacaacaacagcttcactgtgcAGCTCGAAGGATAGCCCAAAGACCACCTTTGCCATTGTGTGCTCAGTTTTTGCAGAACTCCTGTTCAAAGTGATTTTTCACTGAATGTGTAACTGATTCTTGTTGTTCTAACTTTCTCATATATGAACGCTAAAGAGCACACAAATTAAATTCATAAATGCACTTCACCGAATtcttataaagaaataaatctttttttaaaagaaactcTTTCTTCCTTCCTGCTATGATTAATAAATCATTGTTTTTATGTCAAACTGTGTTCTTATGTGTTCACTAGGaatttcctgattttttttccatcttattTTACCCTAACTATACTAAAAGAGGCAAAATCTGCTCAAAACTAACCTAAATTTTAATAGAGGTAATATTTTGTAAAGTGAGAGTTAATTTACTGTGACTATCCTGGAAACACTTTCTTTCTGTTCTGAAACAGTCCAAATTACTGGCTGAGCCACCAGTTGCAGAGCAGACACAGACTGAATATTTAAAGTCTTTCATGAATAGATGCATGTAAGGAAGCTTTAAAACAAGAAGAGAAATGTTAAATTTAACACCAGAATCAAACCTTGAAACATCTGTCAGACAATTTGAGGATAAGATCAGGTACAGTTAATGCATCACTAGTATAAGTATTTCCatcacaagaaaaaaataagaacttCTTAATTATTATGTTTGCCATAATTCTGGCTTCAGTTTCTTTAATGTTAGTCTACTCCTCAAGTGAAGCTGGATAAGTATAAACATCTACCTTACCTGGGAGACTGGCTCAGCTAATAAACTCTGAACAGGGAAATTATGGCCccggactacctcaccgaccgaccacagtatgtgaggactcagggctgtgtgtcggacagggtcgtctgcagtacgggggccccacagggaacggttctggctccgttcctcttcaccatctacactgcagacttctcccacaactccacccagtgcttcctgcagaagttctctgatgattctgcaatagtcggcctcatcactgatggggatgacaaggagtacagaggactgactcaggactttgtggactggtgccagctgaactacctccagatcaatgccagtaaaaccaaggagctggtggtagacttccgcaggcacaaacatcctccactggaaccactgaacatccaaggtatggacattgaggctgtggacagctacaggtaccttggtgttcatctgaacagcaaactggactggactcataactcagacgccctctacaggaaagggcagagcagactgtacctgctgtggagactcaggtcgtttggagtagagggcccactcctgaagaccttctatgactctgtggtggcctcagccatcttttacggtgtggtctgctggggtggcagcatctctcctggggacaggaagagactgaacaggctgatccgaagagccagctctgttctaggatgccctctggacccagtggaggtggtgagtgacaggagaatggcggctaagctgtcatccctgttggacaacatctcccaccccatgcatgagactgtgacagcactgagcagctccttcagtgggagactgcggcacccacggtgtgggacggagagatttcgcaggtctttcctccccactgctgtcagactccccaacaaagactttaactgatcaaacacacacatccacacatgtgcaataacactaagtgcaataatcttcctggcatcgttgtattttttactcagttgtatatatcatttgtattctatttttatcttattgtatattttattctactgtatatagtattttattttattctattctgtacagttgtgtactgtatttattcttattttattttattctaatttttgcttcataacttttgcactgtccacttcctgctgtgacaaaacaaatttcccacgtgtgggactaataaaggttatcttatcttatcttatcttatcttatcttatcttatcttatacaCACAGGGGCACGCACACACTATGGAGGGTATGGCTG
The genomic region above belongs to Oreochromis niloticus isolate F11D_XX linkage group LG11, O_niloticus_UMD_NMBU, whole genome shotgun sequence and contains:
- the LOC102082477 gene encoding T-cell surface glycoprotein CD4 isoform X1; translation: MCSELRMKMLVWFVFVLGALSAAGEVFVAKVGGKVTLNCGVSSYRRSLQWHHGTDFLHSVDQRGFTRRGTVDLARRSVVRQTNLEISSVKETDAGEFKCLADGTVHQHSLSVFSVSVSVVPSADLLLGSEATLQCDVKGLIEGCEVKWRSPNVDSPEWSPTAQLKPVTSSHDGTWQCIITCGSNRLSEDLTITVQEPPPTTSTTTASLCSSKDSPKTTFAIVCSVFAELLFKVIFH